Part of the Methanobacterium sp. genome, GTTGTAAATTGTAACCTCCACTTGGCGCACATAAATCCATCATTTCACCTGCAAAATAAATTCCGCTAATTATTTTTGATTCCATAGTATGTGGATTTATTTCTTTCTTTGAAATTCCTCCACATGTGACCATGGCTTTATCAATAGGTAAAGAACTGATTATTGTTAAAGGAAAAGCTTTTAAGA contains:
- a CDS encoding NAD(P)/FAD-dependent oxidoreductase; its protein translation is LKAFPLTIISSLPIDKAMVTCGGISKKEINPHTMESKIISGIYFAGEMMDLCAPSGGYNLQQAFSTGYLAGESAAESLND